The Haloimpatiens massiliensis genome contains a region encoding:
- the trhA gene encoding PAQR family membrane homeostasis protein TrhA, with protein sequence MIRKMREPVSGLTHLLGVGLSILGLILLIHNSLVFSKPYYIPGFVIFGVSSILLYTASSVYHLLSVQEKIIKVLRRVDHSMIYILIAGTYTPICLIALKGTLSKVLFITIWTLAAVGIMLKIFWFNAPRWLSTLFYVIMGWIAVIAIYPLWKTLSPSGIFWLIAGGLSYTIGAVIYATKRPRIASKIFGFHEIFHLFVMLGSFCHFWMMLKYVMFV encoded by the coding sequence TTGATTAGAAAAATGAGAGAACCTGTAAGCGGCTTAACTCATCTTTTAGGTGTCGGTCTTTCTATCTTAGGGCTTATACTTTTAATACACAATTCTCTTGTATTTTCAAAACCTTACTACATACCAGGTTTTGTGATATTTGGTGTTAGCTCCATATTACTTTACACAGCTAGTTCCGTATATCATTTATTATCAGTACAAGAAAAAATCATAAAAGTTTTAAGAAGAGTAGATCATTCCATGATATATATACTCATTGCAGGAACATATACACCTATATGTCTAATTGCATTAAAAGGAACCTTAAGCAAAGTACTTTTTATAACCATCTGGACTTTAGCAGCAGTTGGTATTATGCTAAAAATCTTTTGGTTTAATGCACCAAGATGGCTTTCTACTCTGTTCTATGTAATTATGGGATGGATTGCCGTAATAGCTATATATCCTCTTTGGAAAACCCTATCACCATCAGGAATATTTTGGCTTATAGCTGGTGGATTATCTTATACCATCGGTGCAGTAATTTATGCTACTAAAAGACCAAGAATAGCTTCCAAAATCTTTGGATTTCATGAAATATTTCATTTGTTTGTGATGCTAGGGAGTTTCTGTCACTTTTGGATGATGCTTAAATATGTAATGTTTGTATAA
- a CDS encoding DUF1836 domain-containing protein → MYLDEEKLKKLIDEVCVIEDIKIHDIPCVDLYMDQVTSFFDDKLSSLKREEEEKILTKTMINNYAKARILLPVKNKKYTKENIILLNLIYSLKQILSINDISLLLSPLLKQLQEGPQDKENNEYLCNIYSKFLELKNGKEMEIKEGFEKSLEEIGEEFYNSSNADEKDERAKLLLMVLLLINAASIQKRMAEKIIDTFFKDMDNNKK, encoded by the coding sequence ATGTATTTAGATGAAGAAAAACTTAAGAAGCTTATAGATGAAGTTTGTGTAATTGAAGATATAAAAATTCATGATATACCTTGTGTGGATTTATACATGGATCAAGTAACTAGTTTTTTTGATGATAAATTAAGCAGTTTAAAGCGTGAAGAAGAAGAAAAAATATTAACTAAAACTATGATAAATAACTACGCTAAGGCAAGGATACTACTTCCAGTAAAAAATAAAAAATACACTAAGGAAAATATTATATTATTAAACTTAATATATAGTTTAAAACAAATTTTATCAATAAATGATATAAGTCTTTTATTAAGTCCATTATTAAAACAATTACAAGAGGGGCCACAGGATAAAGAGAATAATGAATACTTGTGTAATATTTACTCTAAATTCTTAGAATTAAAAAACGGTAAGGAAATGGAAATCAAGGAAGGTTTCGAAAAAAGTTTAGAGGAAATAGGAGAAGAGTTTTATAATTCTTCAAATGCAGATGAAAAAGATGAAAGGGCTAAGTTACTGTTAATGGTGCTTTTATTAATAAATGCAGCCAGTATTCAAAAGAGAATGGCAGAAAAAATAATAGATACTTTTTTTAAAGATATGGACAATAATAAGAAATAA
- a CDS encoding tRNA 2-thiocytidine biosynthesis TtcA family protein has protein sequence MSNVAGSGCEILVPFNERKPLKEIERSLVKTYRKNIWSKFIKAIKDYKLVEDGDKIAVAISGGKDSLLMAKLFQELQRHGQMKFDLEFIAMDPGYHEDIKKLLIDNCEYLNIPINIFESGIFEIVDNIAQDYPCYMCARMRRGALYSKAQELGCNKLALGHHFDDVIETTLLNVLYSGNFKTMLPKLKSSNFKGLHLIRPLYYINERHIQRFTQNSGIWPLNCACMVAAKKIGNKRYEIKELIKQMKQNFKDVDKSIFRAAQNVNMDSILGWEKDGKKHSYLDFYDED, from the coding sequence ATGAGTAATGTTGCAGGCAGTGGCTGTGAAATATTAGTACCCTTTAATGAAAGAAAGCCTCTTAAGGAAATTGAGAGAAGTCTAGTAAAAACCTATAGAAAAAATATATGGTCCAAATTTATTAAAGCCATAAAGGATTATAAATTAGTAGAAGATGGAGATAAAATAGCTGTAGCCATTTCCGGTGGAAAAGACAGTTTATTAATGGCTAAACTATTTCAAGAACTTCAACGTCATGGCCAAATGAAATTTGATTTGGAATTTATAGCTATGGACCCCGGTTATCATGAGGATATAAAAAAATTACTAATAGACAACTGTGAGTATTTAAATATTCCTATTAACATATTTGAATCTGGTATATTTGAAATAGTAGATAATATAGCACAAGACTATCCTTGTTATATGTGTGCAAGAATGCGCAGAGGGGCATTATATTCAAAAGCACAAGAATTAGGATGTAACAAACTAGCTCTTGGGCATCATTTTGATGATGTTATAGAAACAACCTTATTAAATGTATTGTATTCTGGAAATTTTAAAACCATGCTTCCAAAATTAAAATCTTCCAACTTTAAGGGATTACATTTAATAAGACCATTATACTATATTAATGAACGTCATATTCAGCGTTTTACTCAAAATAGCGGCATTTGGCCTCTTAATTGTGCATGCATGGTTGCAGCTAAAAAAATAGGAAATAAACGTTATGAAATTAAAGAATTAATTAAGCAAATGAAACAAAATTTTAAAGACGTAGATAAATCCATATTTAGAGCTGCCCAAAATGTTAACATGGACTCAATTTTAGGTTGGGAAAAGGATGGAAAAAAACATTCTTATTTAGATTTTTATGATGAAGATTAA
- a CDS encoding methionine ABC transporter ATP-binding protein: MIEVVNVNKSFGNAKVLKNVSLSVNKGEIFGIIGHSGAGKSTLLRCLNGLERYEQGSIRVMGAEVTNLSGKKMRDLRKNMGMIFQNFNLLNSKNVYDNVALPLKVWKKDKVYIDKKVKEFLKLVGLENKAKSKPNQLSGGQKQRVAIARALALEPKILLCDEATSALDPQTTNSILNLIKEISEKLAITVIIVTHQMEVIKQVCNRIVLMKDGKIKDSGLVKELFLTPEGELRDLLCGDELLPEHGFNIKIFFPSEVSNQSIITSMARELQIDFSIVWGKLENFRQEVLGSLIINVNKEHKQDICGYLDSKNIRWEVV, translated from the coding sequence ATTATAGAGGTTGTTAATGTAAATAAGAGCTTTGGAAATGCTAAAGTCCTTAAGAATGTAAGCTTAAGTGTAAATAAAGGTGAAATTTTTGGAATTATAGGGCACAGTGGAGCTGGAAAGTCTACTTTGCTTAGATGTCTAAATGGGCTAGAGCGCTATGAGCAAGGTAGTATTAGAGTAATGGGGGCGGAAGTAACAAATTTAAGCGGCAAAAAAATGAGAGATTTAAGAAAAAATATGGGCATGATATTTCAAAATTTTAATTTATTGAATTCTAAGAATGTATATGACAATGTGGCCCTTCCACTTAAGGTGTGGAAGAAAGACAAGGTATATATTGATAAAAAAGTTAAAGAATTTTTAAAACTTGTAGGTCTTGAAAATAAAGCTAAAAGCAAGCCTAATCAGTTAAGTGGTGGACAAAAACAGAGAGTAGCTATTGCCAGAGCACTGGCTTTAGAACCAAAGATATTATTATGTGATGAGGCTACATCAGCATTAGATCCTCAAACTACAAACTCAATATTAAATCTTATAAAAGAAATAAGTGAGAAGCTTGCCATAACAGTAATTATAGTTACACATCAGATGGAAGTTATAAAGCAAGTATGTAATAGAATAGTGCTTATGAAGGATGGAAAAATTAAGGATTCTGGACTAGTTAAGGAACTGTTTCTAACCCCAGAAGGAGAATTAAGAGATCTATTATGTGGGGACGAGCTTTTGCCAGAGCATGGATTTAATATAAAGATCTTCTTCCCTTCTGAAGTAAGTAATCAATCAATAATTACTTCCATGGCTAGAGAACTTCAGATAGATTTTTCTATAGTATGGGGAAAGCTAGAAAACTTTAGACAAGAAGTTTTAGGAAGCTTAATTATAAATGTAAACAAAGAACATAAGCAAGATATATGCGGTTATCTAGATTCAAAAAATATAAGATGGGAAGTGGTTTAA
- a CDS encoding methionine ABC transporter permease, which produces MINEVFIPALKDTIYMVGYSTAFTLLIGLIFGVVLVVTDEKGLKPNKFIYRIVDGFINILRSFPFIILMIAVIPLTKVIVGKSIGRTAAVVPLTIGAFPFAARVMESSLKEVEHGLIEAAKSFGANTFQILIKVIFPEAFPSMVRGITLTVINLIGYSAMAGVVGAGGLGDVAIKYGYYRFDTQVMVYTIIILVILVQLIQGIGDIAYKRLSK; this is translated from the coding sequence TTGATTAATGAGGTTTTTATTCCAGCATTAAAAGACACAATTTATATGGTAGGCTATTCTACGGCTTTTACACTTCTAATCGGACTAATATTTGGAGTTGTTTTAGTTGTAACTGATGAGAAAGGGCTTAAACCTAATAAATTTATTTATCGCATAGTAGATGGATTTATAAATATATTAAGATCTTTTCCATTCATAATACTTATGATAGCAGTTATTCCTCTTACTAAAGTTATAGTGGGTAAAAGCATAGGTAGAACAGCAGCAGTGGTGCCACTCACTATAGGAGCATTTCCCTTTGCAGCAAGGGTCATGGAATCTTCTTTAAAGGAAGTAGAACATGGGCTTATAGAAGCAGCTAAGTCTTTTGGAGCTAATACTTTTCAAATATTAATTAAGGTAATATTTCCAGAAGCTTTTCCATCAATGGTTCGAGGAATAACTTTAACTGTAATAAATTTAATTGGTTATTCAGCTATGGCAGGAGTTGTAGGAGCTGGTGGATTAGGTGATGTAGCTATTAAATACGGTTACTATAGGTTTGATACCCAAGTAATGGTATATACCATAATAATATTAGTGATTCTTGTGCAGTTAATTCAAGGGATTGGAGATATTGCATATAAAAGATTAAGTAAATAA